Proteins encoded by one window of Phenylobacterium soli:
- a CDS encoding outer membrane protein assembly factor BamB family protein codes for MAAAAAGFTVVAGALVLPMVVHAQSAGGSGEALFNARCKACHEPAMGRAPARNALAVLPPGQIVEVLTSGVMAPMASGLSSQDKAAIAAYLTARPAEAPDAHPAPAGQAQAFGRGMFAGPAEVGTDPMCQGGPPPIRQSAADWASVGADARSRRFQPSPGLAKAEVPRLKVKWAFAMAGGGMPTVIGDWLFVTNRTGKFYALDASRGCVRWVARGVASRTTPMVVRSKIAPSGWATFVGERNRTVRAFDAQTGKELWRSAELESNPVGGITGAPVVSQDRLYVPMSSGEEGAAISPKYPCCSFRGSLSALDLATGTLIWKTYVVTEPLKPTYVNSAGVQQQGPAGAAIWSAPTVDEARGLVYVATGDSYTSASTRGADAIVAIETATGRIRWSNQVTENDNFIMGCEQAKKPANCPSPPGPDHDFGASPILFKLKGGGEILLSGQKSGLVYGMDPASGRTLWTRRVGAGGALGGVEWGMAADGTRLYVANSDVVSLFNEAAAKSGLPALTEEKTAPGEPGILALDPASGKILWKTLAPEAPCHYAGDQSRAYAPGACIRAQSAAPSAIPGVVFSGTMDGWLRAYDAASGKILWAHSTTAQTYETVNGVTGQPGGSLDGMGAAVGQGMVFTMSGFNGAARTGGNGVNVLLAYSVDGR; via the coding sequence ATGGCCGCCGCCGCGGCGGGTTTCACCGTGGTCGCGGGGGCGCTGGTGCTGCCGATGGTCGTGCATGCGCAGTCCGCGGGAGGTTCTGGAGAAGCGCTGTTCAACGCCCGCTGCAAGGCCTGCCATGAACCGGCGATGGGTCGCGCGCCGGCCCGCAATGCGCTGGCCGTGCTGCCGCCTGGCCAGATCGTCGAGGTGCTGACGAGCGGCGTCATGGCGCCCATGGCGAGCGGCCTCTCGAGCCAGGACAAGGCCGCCATCGCCGCCTACCTGACGGCGCGGCCGGCTGAGGCGCCCGACGCGCATCCGGCTCCCGCCGGTCAGGCGCAGGCGTTCGGCCGCGGCATGTTCGCTGGGCCGGCCGAGGTCGGGACCGATCCCATGTGCCAGGGCGGCCCGCCACCGATCCGCCAGAGCGCCGCCGACTGGGCGAGCGTCGGCGCCGACGCCCGCTCGCGCCGCTTCCAGCCGAGCCCCGGCCTGGCCAAGGCCGAGGTCCCCCGCCTGAAGGTGAAGTGGGCCTTCGCCATGGCCGGCGGCGGCATGCCGACCGTGATCGGGGACTGGCTGTTCGTCACCAATCGCACCGGCAAGTTCTACGCGCTGGACGCCTCTCGCGGCTGCGTGCGGTGGGTGGCCCGTGGAGTCGCCTCGCGGACCACGCCCATGGTGGTGCGCAGCAAGATCGCGCCCTCCGGCTGGGCGACCTTCGTCGGCGAGCGCAATCGCACGGTCCGCGCCTTCGACGCCCAGACCGGCAAGGAGCTCTGGCGCAGCGCCGAGCTGGAGAGCAATCCCGTCGGCGGCATCACCGGCGCGCCCGTCGTTTCGCAGGATCGCCTCTACGTGCCGATGAGCTCGGGCGAGGAAGGCGCGGCGATCTCGCCCAAGTATCCGTGCTGCTCGTTCCGCGGCTCGCTGAGCGCGCTCGACCTGGCGACCGGCACGCTGATCTGGAAGACCTATGTGGTCACCGAGCCCCTCAAGCCGACCTATGTGAACAGCGCCGGCGTGCAGCAGCAAGGGCCGGCCGGTGCGGCGATCTGGTCGGCGCCGACGGTCGATGAGGCCCGCGGCCTCGTCTATGTGGCCACCGGCGACAGCTACACCAGCGCCTCGACGAGGGGAGCGGACGCGATCGTCGCCATCGAGACGGCGACGGGCCGAATCCGCTGGAGCAACCAGGTCACCGAGAACGACAACTTCATCATGGGCTGCGAGCAGGCCAAGAAGCCGGCCAACTGCCCTTCCCCGCCCGGGCCTGACCACGACTTCGGCGCCTCTCCGATCCTCTTCAAGCTGAAGGGCGGCGGGGAGATCCTCCTGTCGGGCCAGAAGTCGGGCCTCGTCTACGGAATGGATCCGGCGAGCGGCCGCACCCTGTGGACCCGGCGCGTCGGCGCGGGCGGCGCCCTCGGCGGCGTGGAGTGGGGCATGGCCGCGGACGGGACGCGCCTCTATGTGGCCAATTCGGACGTGGTCAGCCTGTTCAACGAGGCCGCCGCCAAGTCCGGCCTGCCGGCGCTGACGGAGGAGAAGACCGCGCCGGGCGAGCCGGGGATCCTGGCCCTCGATCCCGCCAGCGGTAAGATCCTCTGGAAGACACTGGCGCCCGAGGCGCCCTGCCACTACGCCGGCGACCAGAGCCGCGCCTATGCGCCCGGCGCCTGCATCCGCGCCCAGTCGGCGGCCCCCTCGGCCATCCCCGGCGTGGTGTTCTCCGGAACCATGGACGGGTGGCTGCGCGCCTACGACGCGGCGAGCGGCAAGATTCTCTGGGCTCATTCGACCACGGCCCAGACCTACGAGACGGTGAATGGCGTCACCGGCCAGCCTGGCGGCAGCCTCGACGGCATGGGCGCGGCGGTGGGACAGGGCATGGTCTTCACCATGAGCGGCTTCAACGGCGCGGCCCGCACCGGCGGCAACGGCGTCAACGTGCTGCTGGCCTATTCCGTGGACGGGCGCTGA